Proteins co-encoded in one Malus sylvestris chromosome 7, drMalSylv7.2, whole genome shotgun sequence genomic window:
- the LOC126628805 gene encoding putative germin-like protein 9-2 — translation MALAMRLIQVLIILVFSLATFERAVLASDPDIISDFIVPPNYNGTVDGTFFTFTGFRGIFDQAPQTIKAGKASTVEFPALNGQSVSYAVLQFPPNSLFPPHTRPDATGLLFLLDGTLEVGLIDTKNNLYTQKLQTGDLFVFPKGLVHYQYNSDPQLPATAIAAFGSASARAVTVLPSVFGTGINNMILAKSFKTDVGTIEKIKTGFTAH, via the exons ATGGCTTTGGCTATGAGATTGATTCAAGTACTGATCATATTAGTATTTTCCTTGG cgaccttcgAAAGGGCAGTACTAGCAAGTGATCCTGACATTATTTCAGACTTTATAGTCCCACCGAATTACAACGGCACGGTTGATGGAACgttcttcactttcactggATTTCGTGGCATCTTCGATCAAGCTCCTCAAACCATTAAGGCAGGAAAGGCAAGCACTGTTGAGTTCCCCGCTCTCAATGGCCAAAGTGTGTCGTATGCAGTGCTTCAGTTTCCTCCTAACTCGCTATTTCCACCTCACACCCGCCCCGACGCAACTGGACTGTTGTTTCTTCTTGATGGTACCTTGGAAGTAGGGTTGATCGACACAAAAAACAATCTGTatacacaaaagcttcaaactGGAGATCTGTTTGTTTTTCCCAAAGGATTAGTCCATTACCAGTACAATTCGGATCCTCAGTTGCCAGCCACTGCCATTGCAGCATTCGGAAGTGCAAGTGCTAGAGCAGTTACAGTCCTGCCGTCTGTCTTTGGCACCGGAATCAACAACATGATCCTTGCCAAATCATTTAAGACAGATGTTGGTACCATTGAGAAGATCAAGACTGGCTTCACTGCCCACTAG